A part of Uloborus diversus isolate 005 chromosome 6, Udiv.v.3.1, whole genome shotgun sequence genomic DNA contains:
- the LOC129224119 gene encoding uncharacterized protein LOC129224119, with translation MGCCGCSLATSTVTAVVLGLLESIIGLSWNILVIVVMSQKTNFNETFEDHFNLTTTTAPEVEYSADDSSTSQEYYLLWRNLNEKLKSDPQVQHEHIFEVVVAALVLNSLWLITTLGLAVGNAEKCRDMLKPWIGTTLIITVTDIAATVYFIIKAVKSEDEMDVRTAFFTNLFVFCAVMFSRGGIVIWIINIALCVFVAQRVKELGSMKTKRMPFDSDFHIMPYSLNSPYAAFETETSSRNAKNFRPHTPPPDYEGPGKHRRPSFSSEPETMTLPISMTSSHGSLAQRPLSAGSYIYDDRVELQHRASCAAETVLHHAYENKGLVMDAEGWMGIPRPTLKSSSHQ, from the exons TTGGAGAGCATCATTGGCCTTTCATGGAACATTCTAGTCATTGTCGTCATGTCCCAGAAGACCAACTTCAACGAAACATTCGAAGATCACTTCAACCTCACCACAACAACAGCACCTGAAGTCGAATACTCAGCAGACGATTCCTCCACTAGTCAAGAATATTACCTACTTTGGAGGAACCTCAATGAAAAACTCAAATCTGATCCTCAAGTCCAGCATGAAC ATATTTTCGAAGTTGTTGTGGCAGCCCTTGTCTTAAACTCTTTGTGGTTAATTACAACACTAGGCCTTGCTGTTGGAAACGCt GAAAAATGCAGAGACATGTTGAAGCCTTGGATTGGAACGACGCTCATTATTACTGTAACTGATATAGCCGCAactgtatattttataattaaagcGGTG AAATCCGAAGATGAAATGGATGTAAGAACagcattttttacaaatttgtttGTGTTTTGTGCCGTTATGTTTTCTAGAGGAGGCATTGTCATCTGGATCATTAAC atCGCATTGTGCGTTTTTGTTGCCCAAAGAGTGAAAGAACTCGGATCGATGAAGACTAAAAGAATG CCTTTTGATTCGGACTTCCACATTATGCCGTACTCCTTGAACTCTCCTTACGCTGCCTTCGAGACAGAGACTTCCTCCAGAAACGCAAAAAATTTCAGACCACACACTCCACCTCCAGACTACGAAGGTCCCG GCAAGCATCGTCGCCCTTCCTTCTCCTCGGAACCTGAAACAATGACTTTGCCAATAAGCATGACCAGCAGTCATGGTTCATTAGCTCAACGCCCTCTCAGCGCTGGCAGCTACATCTATGACGATCGCGTTGAGCTACAACATCGGGCCTCCTGCGCTGCTGAAACAGTTCTGCACCATGCCTACGAGAACAAAGGCCTAGTGATGGATGCCGAAGGGTGGATGG gTATTCCAAGACCAACCTTAAAGTCATCGTCTCATCAATAA